TGTTGTTACCTGAGAAGTTAAGGAAAAATACTTTGTGGGTAGCCATGCCAGCTAGCCAAAGTCAATATTGATCAAGGCAGCTCTAGCTATAAAAGCTGTAGGGAAAGAGAGGCAGGGGAGAAGCTGTCAAACCTGTCTGAGCTCAGGGCTGGCCCCATTTACCCGAGGCTTCTCCCAGAAGGGAGATTTTTGTGGGGCAGATTCTCTGGTGGACATGGACCAGCTGGAGCAGAAAAGGACCTTGAGAAGTAGCGCTGCTTTGACCTCCCTTCCTCAGATGGAACGGGTCATGTGTGCAGATTTTGAGGGTCACCCTGGAGGCGATTCCCCACCAACAAACACATACTCGTTGAATCATTCTACGTCCTTATCGGATGTTACAATTCAAGGGAGCAAACGCCAAATATATCCCCTCTCTGAGGAGGACAGAGAAAGGCCTTCCTCCATGGAGGAGAAAACCCACAGAAGAGGAAGCATGAGAGGAAACCGCTAACTGCTGGTTCCAGCACCTCTCTTcactccaccccctcctcccccaactccctccctttctttaagTTTCAAGCCCTGTTTTGCTTCTATGTCCTTGCATTCCACCATGATTTTCTGAAACTGTAGGTGTCCTGTTAAGACAGAGGGTGGTGAGGAAGAAAGGGATGGCTGGATAGGAGAGAGATTCAAATGTGGAGGCTGGCATATGTCCAGTCTGGAGGACATATTTTTGGGCTATTTTTCAGCAGATCATAAAGGGTTTGATAGAACCTCCAAAATCAAGGttattggggagggagggagagagctcttcttcctctgtcctccctacttctttctttctttctgtatttatttatttatttttggctgcattgggtcttcatttgtgcgcgcgggcttctcattgcggtggcttctcttgttgcggagtccTTAGTCCTTCTGAGGACTCCACTCACACTATTCTGTCTGAtcttcacttttttcccccatgaTAGGACCAACTACCACCAGCCCCTAGCATTGGTGCAGCTCTACTCTGGGGCCATAATAACCCCATGCTTCCACCCTAACTCCAAGGCAACCCGTCAGTGATAAAAGGGCAAGGGGCACAGGAAAGGGCCCCAGACCGGGGTCGGGGGCAGGCAGAAGTAGAAGCATTAAATCTGACCAGGCTACGGAGCGGGAGAGTACCTCTGCCAGTGATGAAGTCCCTTGGCTCAGCTTCCGGTTTCCCCAGCACAAGGCCTGGTTatctcctttccccacccctgccctacCTCTCACCGCTCTCTTCCTCCAACCCAGCCTTCCACTTGCAAGTCCCTCTCCTGGGCCACAGTCCTAGCAACCCAGAATTTGGACTGGAGTTCCGAGGGAACTTGGAGAAAGTAATAAAGGACCACCTTTCCCTTATATAATTCCCTTTCTGGGCCCTCAGGGACGTGCTCAAGCAGTCGGTGTCAGATTTCTTGTGTGAGGGTTGAGTGGGAGTGTAATCTGATTAATgaagcagggaaactgaggcagaaaaaagtCCCTTGTTCAAGGAGACTGGCAGGGACACAAGAAGTTTCCCAGGATTCCCTCTCCTCAACAGCCCCTTCCCCATCATCTGGGAGACCTGAGGCTCACCCCTCCAGGCCCACTCCCTAGGTCATCGAGTTCCGCCCCCGCGCCTGTCCCCTCCGCAGGTTCAGGGCGGGGCGGTCCGTGAGTCAGCTCCCAGATCCAGCCCGGGAGGGGGTAGAGCTAGATCCGCTGGGTGTGGAGGACGCTGGACTTGGTCGAGAGGCCGCGTCTGGAGTGTGCGGGTCTGATCGGGCTCTTGCGGCGCTGCAGGGCGAGTAGTCCCAGGTCTGGGGGAGAGAATCTTTTCTGTGCGACCGCCTTctccctggccccgccccctcccagtTCCCCCAGAGAAGGCCGCTTCCTGGTCCCCGTCGCAACCATGGCCGAAGAACAACCGCAGGTCGAATTGTTCGTGAAGGTAAGAACACCTTCTCCCTCCTAGGCCCCCCTCCGAGTTACTGGAAGGCAACTTGCACTTTTCCCCAGCTCTAGCCTTAACTCCCTAATCCCTTTCCTCTTTgatccccacccccaagcccacGTGCAGTCTTTAGGGCGTGTGTGGCAGGGGCCTGGGGTGGTGGCGGCCGGGGTTTGGGAGGGGAAGACAATTGATGTGTGCGCGGGTAATGAGAATTCTAGGCTCAACCCTGAAAAGTTTGTAGAACTGCAAGTTTCCAGCAGCCTGAAGGACAGGAAAGTAGAGAAAAGGGAGGGTTCCCAGGAGCTGAGAAGATTGACGGGAGTGGGTGTGGGGGGACAGCTGATAGGAGGACCGAGAGAGAAGGGGGCAGCAGGAGACCTACAGGCTTTGGGTGGGACAGAGGGAAACATCCGGATGAGGGCCCTACAGGAAGATCAGAGGGTGAGGAGCATAGTGGGGGAGACTTGGATGGGGGGGTGTCGGGACGGGGGAGGCTTCAAGGAAGAGGGTGTGGTCCAGAGGCCTGGGAGTGGGACCAGGTGAACTGGGAAGAATTGGTGGGGTGGAAAGAGACGGGAGAGGGGGAGTAGAGTTCCAGAAGctggctcagagaggtgatgGGGTCGAGAATGAGTGTCCTGAGGACTTGGAGAATCGAGAGAAAGGGTGGTGGCGAGGAGATGAGAGTTGAGTTGTGGCTACCGCGAGGGTAGATGGGGAGAGAGCAGAAGGAGGAGAGCTGAGTTAGGGCGTTTAAGGTTTGGGGgttacaaaaacagaagaaaaagagtcGCCCCAGCTCTGTGCTCTCTGCGGGTGTGGATGAGGAGAGGTGGTCCCAAGGCATTTGCATATCGAAACCGCAGGCTGCCGTTTCCTCCCCGCTCCCTTCCCCACTAGCACTGCATTCTCTCCCCTCTTTGGATCTCTTctttgtgcccctccctccctttagCGACCCCCCCCTCCGTCGGTAACTCCCGATTCACACATTCTCCCCACCCTTCgctttcctgcctcctttctcTCCACTTCCCCGCTTTTGTTCATCTAGCCTTTGTGTGTTCCAGCCcgtttctccctctcctttatGCTGGGGCTTCTCCGGTAGCCATTCCCTCTCCCTCAGCCATGGCTGTGTCGACCCCCTTAGGTGTGGTCCCCACCTCACTCTCACACTTGCCTCAGGggctacttttatttttactcctGGGTGAGTCTGCGCTATAGAGATTCCAGCCCTGGGTCCTGTGTGAGGAAGATTATCCGGAGCCAGGGGACTTGTCCTGGGAAACCCCAGCTGTGCCCAGGGAAGAGGGAGGTGGCCTTCGCTGCCCAGGCCTCAGCCTCACAGGTCCCTGCCCCCACTGCTTGCCAGGAAGGAAGCTGCTGAGACCGGAGACGCAGTGAGATGAATCCCTCAGCTAACGGGGAGGTGTCCTTTGGGGGATGAGGTCACTACTTGCAGATTAGAGGGCAGCCCCCCTCTGCAAGGCCCTCCACATCTCTAGGGCGAGGCTCTGAGCCCCTTGACTCCCCACCCAGCTGCTTGGGTAGAGGTATAGGGAACCAGAACTCCTGCTGCCAAACCCTGTCCCACCTCTCCTGTTCTCAGGCTCTACTCCATTCAGGAATCCAGGCCTCTAGCCCATGACTCTAGCCTCACCAAAGTCCCTCTCTAGGCGTTATTTCATGGGTggatgtgagaattaaatgagtttctgtatgtaaagtgcttaggatGGTACAGAGAAAACTAACTACACCACCATTAGTGTTCCCTCTCTACGGTCCAAATCCTCCAGATTCTCCAAAGCCCATTCCCTCTGCCTACCTCCATCCGTCCTCAACTCTGGGGAACCAGAAGCCTACCTTTGCAGAAGATATTCTCACTGACCCACCTTAGGTTTGACCCAGACCCCAGGGTAGAGAGCCCAGTTCTGGAGGGGTGCTTTTAGCGGTGAGACTGAGTATGTGTCATGACTAGGCAGAAACCACCTAGATCTGGGAGTAGGAGATGCAGAGAATGGCCTGGGGATGAGTGGGGTGCACCAGGCCTAACCTTGGGCTGGGGGTTGCTTTCCAGGCTGGCAGTGATGGGGCCAAGATCGGGAACTGCCCCTTCTCCCAGAGACTGTTCATGGTGCTCTGGCTCAAGGGAGTCACCTTCAATGTCACCACCGTTGACACCAAAAGGTAGGTGCACTTCTGTTCCTCTAACCTCccttgtgcacacacacatgcacacttacACACTCACCCACCTGAGTCCTTCCATCCTGAACTGTTTTCCCCTCTATCCGGAGTCTCTTTGCCACGTGTCTCCATCTCTCCTTTCTGGGTCTCCCTAACTCCCTTTTCCTGTCTTAATGCCTGGTCTCTCCTCCAGGCGGACTGAGACGGTGCAGAAGCTATGCCCAGGAGGGCAGCTCCCATTCCTGCTGTATGGCACTGAAGTGCACACAGACACCAACAAGATTGAGGAATTTCTGGAGGCGGTGCTGTGTCCTCCCAGGTATAGAGGAACTTGGAAAGGGGAGTAGGGGAGCTGGGAGACTCTGGGAGAGAGAGgttgaagaaatgaaaaacagagatggTGGTGGGGCTGCGGCAGGGGCGCTGAGGTTCCTCCTCAGAAGATATCTTATCCTGTTTGTCCCATTGGCTTCCAGGTACCCCAAGCTGGCAGCTCTGAACCCTGAATCCAACACAGCTGGGCTGGACATATTTGCCAAATTCTCTGCCTACATCAagaattcaaacccagctctCAATGATAGTGAGTCTTGTGGGTTGGAGGCCTGGGTCCTAGGAGGAATAGAAAAGATCCAGTGATTAGGGGCACCTGGACATTCAGATACCCTGAATGTTGGCAAAtcttacttcaattaaaaaaaaaaaaaaaagagagagtcagtgagagagagagagagagagagagactctagATCCAGATGACCTGAGTACAAATTctagtagctgtgtgactttggggaatTCATTGAACTTCTCTGTAAATCCATTTCCagatctataaaatgaggataacagtacctacttcatgggttgatgtgagaattaaatgagtttttGTGTGTAAATTGCTTAGAACAGCACAGAGAAAATGAACTACAttagtgttagctattattattttggacTGGCCTCACCATTAGTGTTCACCCCCTCATGGGCCTTCTTGGACTATGTTAGTCTTCTGATGTTCTTACCAACTCCCTTCTCTTGCACAGACCTGGAGAAGGGACTCCTGAAAGCCCTGAAAGTTTTAGACAATTACTTGACATCCCCTCTCCCAGATGAAGTAGATGAGACCAGCGCTGAGGATGAGGGCATCTCTCAGAGGAAGTTTCTGGATGGCAATGAGCTCACTCTGGCTGACTGCAACCTGTTGCCAAAGCTCCACATAGTACAGGTGAGTGGTCACTGTGGGAGGAGAGGGTGGTCGCTGGGATGGCTCTTTAAGGGTCTCCCACGCAGGCTTCCCATGACAATCACTCCAAAGGTGCTTTCTTTCTTAGGGTGGTTTTCAATAGCAGACACCACCCCATTCCTTCTCTGCTGTCTTTGCTGGCAAGACCACTACTTGAGAGAATTACATTCCACGATGCAAGGTGTGGGTGCAAACAGACCGGCCTAGGGTAACACATCCCAGTGTTACTTTCAAGAATGCTCTTCCTGTCTCTGTCATTGCCAAATCCCCAGATCAGAGAGCAGGCTTTTCCTAAAATCAAAGTTTTAAGTCTATAGCTTCAGTCTCCACTTCCTCTTGTGGAAGATGAAAACTGCTGGTTCCCATGTTTTTGTCATAGTTCAAAGCTACGGTTTAGTTTCTGAAATGTGGGCCCAGTGTCAGTCTGCTGCAGAACCGTGTACTGAAAATCTCTGTACTAGGCACGGAAAGACAAGATATGTGGTGACTGGTCCTTGCCCTCAAAGGATCTGAAATCTAGCTGAGAAGATAAAACATTCACATGATTAATAATACATGATTAAAAGCcaaatgaaaagtagaaaaaagttGCTCTGGAAATTCAAGAGGAGAGTTTTATggtttgtgaattatatttcaaaatcaaGAGGGGAAAACTAGCACCATGGACTGGGGTGGCCTGAAAAGGGGCTGGTTATAAATGGCTAGGATTTCAGTAAGCGGAGAGGATGGGTGAAGGCCTTACAAGACAGTGAGGAGTTAAGAAAGATGATTGAAGATGATTTATATGGGAGATAAGAATCATCGGAAGAGAAACCAGATAGTGGACCTACTTGAATGCCTGGATTTTATCATGAAGCCTTGGGATGAGGGAAGGACCGAGAGCATGGCAGCCAATGTCACTTCCCTGAAGCTAAACCTACTggttctcctctccccacccctaggTGGTATGTAAGAAGTACCGTGGATTCTCCATTCCGGATGTGTTTCGGGGAGTGCATAGGTACCTGCGCAATGCCTATGCTCGGGAAGAGTTTGCCTCCACCTGTCCAGATGATGAGGAGATCGAGCTGGCCTATGAGCAAGTGGCCAAGGCCCTCAAATAAGCCCCTCCTGGAGCTCCCTCGCCCCCCTCCATTTTCTCCACAAAGGCCCTGGGTGGTTTCCACATGGTTACCCAATGGACACACTCCAAAATGGCCAGTGGGCATAGAATCCTGGAGCACCTGTTTAGGGCTTGCTGGGGGGATGAAGAGAAAGGATGGGGGATCTGGGTGAGATTTTTACTGTGGGGTGGGTAGGACAATGTATTTCAGTAATAAAGTACAGAATGAAAATCTAgtgctttgggacttccctggtggtacagtggttaagaatccacctggcaatgcagggaacatgggttcgagccttggtccgggaaaatcccacatgctgcggagcagctaagcctgtgcgccacaactactgagcctgtgctccagagcctgtgagcccGGGTGcaaaaactactgaagcccgcgcgcctagagccggtgctcccgcaacaagagaagccaccacaataagaagaagcccgcgcaccgcaacgaaga
The DNA window shown above is from Phocoena phocoena chromosome 10, mPhoPho1.1, whole genome shotgun sequence and carries:
- the CLIC1 gene encoding chloride intracellular channel protein 1 — translated: MAEEQPQVELFVKAGSDGAKIGNCPFSQRLFMVLWLKGVTFNVTTVDTKRRTETVQKLCPGGQLPFLLYGTEVHTDTNKIEEFLEAVLCPPRYPKLAALNPESNTAGLDIFAKFSAYIKNSNPALNDNLEKGLLKALKVLDNYLTSPLPDEVDETSAEDEGISQRKFLDGNELTLADCNLLPKLHIVQVVCKKYRGFSIPDVFRGVHRYLRNAYAREEFASTCPDDEEIELAYEQVAKALK